The genomic region ACCGCTCGCCCTCGGGCAACTCCTCCGCGAGCCGGGCGTGCAGCACCACCTGGAGCAGCACGTCGCCCAACTCCTCGCGCAGCGCGTCGGTGTCGTCGGCGATTATCGCGTCGTACGCCTCGTAGCTCTCCTCCAGCAGATAACCCGCGAGGCTGCGGTGCGTCTGCGCCCGCTTCCACGGGTCACCGCCCGGCGATGCCAGCCGGTCAAGCACGGCCACCGCGTCGAGCAGCCGCGCGCCCGGCGGATCCCACGAGCCGTACATCAGCTCCATCTCGGCAAGCCCCGGCTCCCGGGCCAGCCGCAGACCCAACTCGCGGGCCAGCGCCTCATCGCCCGCCGGACCGGCCAACCAGACCACAGTGCCGTGCGCCGCCGCGTCAAGCAGCGGCTGCGTCGCCGAACCGTCCACCACCGTCACGTCGGCGCCCGCCTGACGCACTGCCGTGACCAACTCGCTCTCCGCGCCGGTCAACACCGGGTGCCGGCGTACGACGTCCCAGGCGGCGGCGGTGAGCAGACCGGCCGGCAGCCGTGGCGAGGTGACAAGCAGGACGATCCGTGCCGACATGCTCAGCTGGCCGTGCCCTCATCATGCGAGTGCGAGTCCGCGTCCGGGTCCGCGCTGGACGGAGCCGTCGTCGGGGTGGAGACATCCGTGACCGCGCCGGAATCCGGCTCGCCCAGGGGAACGCTCACCGCGGCCACGTCGCCGGAGAAGCTGAGCAGCGGGAACTCCAGCGGACGGTACCGAGGGCTGATCGTCACGTCGTACCGCTCGACCGCCTCGGCCAGGACCCGCTTGGTCGCCAGCGCACCGCGCAACTGCTCGCCGTCGAGCTGACGGGCGGCGTCCTCGTCGGACACCTCGGCCGGGATGTTGCCACCCCCGCGACCGGCGGCGATCACGTCGGCCATTTCCTGCTCGGTCGGCTCCACGGGCTCGGCCGGCAACCCGGACAGGCAGGTGAAGAGCTTTGCCATCTCCCGCACGTACCCGGTCTCGGGGTTGAGGCCGAGCTGCTGGGCGGCCTGGTCGACCGAGACCTGGCTGCGCGGCTGGTAGCCCTTCTCGGCGGAGGCCCGCTCGCACACGTTCGTCAGCACCATCACCCGGACCACGTCCGCCAGCTCGGGCAACTGCGGCCCCGGTGCCGGCTGGCCACTGGCGTCCGTCTGCGGCGCCGCGGTCGGCGTCGGGTTCTTCGTCCGCAGGTCGTTCATCGCGGCGGTGACCTCGCTGTCGGTGATGCGCTGGTCACCGATGTAGGCGGCGGTACCAGGCTCAGCACGGCAACCGGAGAGGGCGACGAGGCCCAGCGAGACACTGGCGACGGCGACAAGACGGCGAGCACGCATGGCTGCCACTCTCTCACGCCGTCACCGGGTGTTGTGACACCCCCCACCTCCGTCCACCCGCCGGCCAGGGCCGGCATCGAAGCGACACCAGCCCTGGCCGACAGGAGACCACCGGGTCAGGCGGTCGCGGGCCGGTGGTCGCGGCCCCGTCAGGCGGTCGCGGCCACTGCCGGGGCGCCCAACACGTCGGAGAGCAACTGGGCACACCATTCGAGCAGCGCCTGGTCGCGCAGCGGCTCGCCACCGATCCGGCGGGTGCTCGGCCGGGGCACGCTCACCTGGTCGGTGGCCTGCTTGTAGACCGCGTCCGGGTGGTAGCGCTTGAGCCGCAACTGCTTCGAGTCAGGCAGCGGCAGCGGACCGAACCGGACGTGCTTGCCCTGCACGGACACGTCGGTCAGGCCGTACCGGCGGGCCAGCAGCCGGAACCGGGCCACCGCCACCAGGTTCTGCACCGGGGCGGGCGGCTCGCCGTACCGGTCGGTCATCTCGGCCACGACCTCGCGCAGACGCTCCTCGTCGCGGGCCTCGGCGAGCTTGCGGTACATCTCCAGGCGCAGCCGCTCCACGCTCACGTAGTCGTGCGGCAGGTGCGCGTCGACCGGCAGATCGATCTTGACGTCGACCTCCTCCTCCGGGCGCTCACCCTTGAACGCGGAGACCGCCTCGCCGACCATCCGCACGTACAGGTCGAAACCCACGCCCTCGATGTGGCCGGACTGCTCACCGCCGAGCAGGTTGCCGGCGCCCCGGATCTCCAGGTCCTTCATCGCCACGTACATGCCGGCACCCAGCTCGGTGTGCTGGGCGATGGTGGCCAGCCGCTCGTGGGCGTGCTCGGTGAGCGGCTTCTCCGGCGGGTAGAGGAAGTACGCGTACGCCCGCTCACGGCCCCGGCCCACCCGGCCACGGATCTGGTGCAGCTGGGCCAGGCCGAGCAGGTCGGCCCGCTCCACGATGAGGGTGTTGGCGTTCGGAATGTCGATGCCGGACTCGACGATCGTCGTGCAGACCAGGACGTCGAACTCCTTCTCCCAGAAGCCGACCATCACCTTCTCCAGGGCGTCCTCGCCCATCTGGCCGTGCGCCACAGCGACCCGCGCCTCGGGCACCAGCTCCCGCAGCCGGCGTGCCGCCCGGTCGATCGACTCGACCCGGTTGTGCAGGTAGAAGACCTGCCCGTCGCGCAGCAGCTCGCGGTGGATGGACGCGGCGACCTGCCGGTCGTCCTGCGCGCCGACGAAGGTGAGCACCGGGTGCCGTTCCTCCGGCGGGGTGGCGATTGTGGACATCTCCCGGATGCCGGTGATCGCCATCTCCAGGGTCCGCGGGATCGGGGTGGCCGACATGCTCAGCACGTCCACCGAGGCACGCAGGGTCTTCAGGTGCTCCTTGTGCTCGACACCGAACCGCTGCTCCTCGTCGACGATCACCAGCCCGAGCTGCTTGAACCGGGTGGCGGTCTGCAACAGCCGGTGGGTGCCGATGACGATGTCGACGGTGCCGTCGGCGACCATCTCCAGCGTGCGTTCGGTCTCCTTCGCGGTCTGGAACCGGGACAGCTGCCGGATCTGCACCGGGAACTGGTTCATCCGCTCGGCGAACGTGTTGTAGTGCTGCTGCACCAGCAACGTCGTCGGCACGAGCACCGCCACCTGCTTGCCGTCCTGCACCGCCTTGAACGCCGCCCGTACCGCGATCTCGGTCTTGCCGTAGCCGACGTCGCCGCAGATCAGCCGGTCCATCGGAACGGTCTGCTCCATGTCCCGCTTGACCTCGTCGATAGCGGCGAGCTGGTCGGGCGTCTCCTGCCAGGGGAACGCGTCCTCCAACTCCCGCTGCCAGGGGGTGTCCGGGCCGAACGCATGGCCCTTGGACGCCTTGCGGGCCGCGTACAGCTGGATGAGCTGCGCGGCGATCTCCCGGACCGCCTTGCGGGCCCGCGCCTTGGACTTCTGCCAGTCCGAGCCGCCCATCTTGTGCAGGGTCGGCTGCTCGCCGCCCACGTAACGGGACAACTGGTCGAGCTGGTCGGTCGGCACGAACAGCCGGTCGCCGGGCTGGCCACGCTTGCTGGCCGCGTACTCGATGACAAGGTATTCCCGGCTGGCGCCGTTGACGGTGCGCTGCACCAGCTCGACGTACCGGCCGATGCCGTGCTGCTCGTGCACCACGAAGTCGCCGGCCTTGAGCTCCAGCGGGTCGATGGTGTTGCGCCGCCGGCTCGGCATCT from Micromonospora profundi harbors:
- a CDS encoding nucleoside triphosphate pyrophosphohydrolase, which gives rise to MSARIVLLVTSPRLPAGLLTAAAWDVVRRHPVLTGAESELVTAVRQAGADVTVVDGSATQPLLDAAAHGTVVWLAGPAGDEALARELGLRLAREPGLAEMELMYGSWDPPGARLLDAVAVLDRLASPGGDPWKRAQTHRSLAGYLLEESYEAYDAIIADDTDALREELGDVLLQVVLHARLAEELPEGERWTIDDVAGGLVDKMIRRNPHVFAGLEAGSLEEITENWERIKKVEKARDSVLDGIALSQPALALATQILDRAARAGLTVVLPSPEVQPDEETRLGASLLAAVAAAREANLDPEKALRHTTLTTADAIRASEPKP
- the mfd gene encoding transcription-repair coupling factor, whose protein sequence is MLTGLFSAALADPGLARARDLARSGAAQVDGLDITAPAALRPFAVAAVAADNEGAGRPVLAVTATTREADDLAAALGGLLPADQVVVFPSWETLPHERLSPRSDTVGRRLAVLRRLAHPASADAHGRTGPLRVVVAPVRSLLQPQLKGLGDLEPVQLAAGEEADLEEVARRLTDMAYARVDLVTKRGEYAVRGGILDVFPPTDEHPSRVEFWGDEVEEIRTFAVADQRTIERVPLLWAPPCRELLLTPAVRDRAAALAQEHPELAEILDKLAEGIPVEGMESLAPVLVGPDSLELLLDAMPAGTHVLLCDPERIRTRAHDLVRTSEEFLQASWAAAAVGGQAPVDVGAAAFRTLAEVRATAGRLGQPWWTLSPFGLVEAETAETRQPWEDAPEQASVTPDDAIAVTLAAQPAPLYHGETARVVDDIKRWAGEGWSVALVFEGHGPAQRAVEVLRDAGLGARLTEEVPTAPAPGELIVTCGALGSGFVDEASRFVLLTGNDVTGGRGTSTRDMRKMPSRRRNTIDPLELKAGDFVVHEQHGIGRYVELVQRTVNGASREYLVIEYAASKRGQPGDRLFVPTDQLDQLSRYVGGEQPTLHKMGGSDWQKSKARARKAVREIAAQLIQLYAARKASKGHAFGPDTPWQRELEDAFPWQETPDQLAAIDEVKRDMEQTVPMDRLICGDVGYGKTEIAVRAAFKAVQDGKQVAVLVPTTLLVQQHYNTFAERMNQFPVQIRQLSRFQTAKETERTLEMVADGTVDIVIGTHRLLQTATRFKQLGLVIVDEEQRFGVEHKEHLKTLRASVDVLSMSATPIPRTLEMAITGIREMSTIATPPEERHPVLTFVGAQDDRQVAASIHRELLRDGQVFYLHNRVESIDRAARRLRELVPEARVAVAHGQMGEDALEKVMVGFWEKEFDVLVCTTIVESGIDIPNANTLIVERADLLGLAQLHQIRGRVGRGRERAYAYFLYPPEKPLTEHAHERLATIAQHTELGAGMYVAMKDLEIRGAGNLLGGEQSGHIEGVGFDLYVRMVGEAVSAFKGERPEEEVDVKIDLPVDAHLPHDYVSVERLRLEMYRKLAEARDEERLREVVAEMTDRYGEPPAPVQNLVAVARFRLLARRYGLTDVSVQGKHVRFGPLPLPDSKQLRLKRYHPDAVYKQATDQVSVPRPSTRRIGGEPLRDQALLEWCAQLLSDVLGAPAVAATA